Genomic segment of Saprospira sp. CCB-QB6:
TACTGCTCCCAGCCTTCTTGGCCAAGTCATCGCCACAACTACTCATTGTAAAAAGAACAATTGCGCTGAAGAGGAATAGTAAATTGAGTTTCTTCATGGTTGGTGTGATTTAAGAGTTGCTTTTTTAAAATTTTCTATTGATTTTACTATATTATATCGGTTGGGCTACTGCCAAACCGTCTAATATTCTAACATTTTCTCGTCCTAATATCAAAAATAATGCAAAACCAAGATAAACAAGAACTTAATATTCAAATTTCTGAAGAAGTAGCTGATGGCATCTATTCTAACCTAGCTATTATCAGCCACTCTCCTGATGAGGTAGTTTTAGACTTCATTCGTTTGGTACCGAATATTGATCATGCACGAGTGAAATCTCGTATATTAATGAGCCCTCATCATGCCAAGCGT
This window contains:
- a CDS encoding DUF3467 domain-containing protein, with the protein product MQNQDKQELNIQISEEVADGIYSNLAIISHSPDEVVLDFIRLVPNIDHARVKSRILMSPHHAKRLLAALSDNLQRYEQEFGPIQDPRNPSRNSSLSFSGPKGQA